GGCGATTTTATTGCCGGGTTCGTCTTTCCGTTTCAGCCATTGGCCTACCTGCACGCCTAATAGCGCAGTCACAACAGCGGGTAACGTGCTGAGAATGCCTTCCGGGTCCCAGACCTTGGTTTGGCTCCAAAGGTGACCGGGCAGCAGGGTATTATCCAGCCACGCGGCCAGGTTGGTGGTGGGTTGCAGGTTGGCCTGGCCAATGCCAGACACCGGGGCATACATCATTACCAGCCAATAGCCCACCAGTAATACCGCCATGATCAACAGCTGCATGCGCTTTTCGGTTTTTAAAAAGATAATGGCCGCCAGAATGAATACCACCCCAATGCGCTGCAACACCCCCGGTATACGCACGGTCTCAAACGCAAACTTAGGGAACAGTGACAGGAACAGACCCAGGGCAAACAGGGTAAGCCCCCGCCTTACAATTCTGAGCAAGGTCTTGTTGTGCGTCTCGGGGTGCAGTTTGCTACTAGCTAAGGCATAGGCAATAGATACCCCTACTATAAATAAGAAGAAAGGAAATACCAGGTCGGTGGGGGTGCACCCGTTCCAGGCGGCGTGCTTAAGCGGAGCGTAGATCTTTCCCCAGTTGCCCGGGTTGTTCACCAGAATCATGGCCAGGACCGTAATGCCCCTGAACACATCCAGAGACCTTAGCCGGGTGTTAGCAACCATTCCAGAAGGTTCTTCAGTGAGTATTTCTTTTGTAGCAGGTGAAGAGATTTGCACGGCTTATAGAGTAAGAAGTGAGGAAGTCAGTGAGGCAATGTTACTTTAAAAAAAGCTGACGGAGTACATAAGTTTTCTTTTAGGAAATCGGCCCTTAAAACAAGTGTAAATTATACGCGAATAATAAAGTGGCATTAAAAAACACCAAACAGTAAAACATTTTTAAACTATTAAAGGATAGTAATTAAAAATATTAAATAACTCTTGTTTTCGTTAAACAGCTTCTCTATATTTTCCACTTCGAACTTCCCACAAAAGGGAAATATTACCAATAAGAATAGCGCTTGCGACAGAGTGAAGTTGCTGATTTTTATTGAAAAATTTAACAAGATTCTGATTGTCACTTTAAAAAAGCTTAAAAAGTTGAGCTCAATACTCAATTTTTTTACTGATTCCTTATTTTACCTTTCTGACTTACCTGAAATAGCATTAACTTGCAGTACTTTACACCTACTCTAACTCCTTTAAAAATAAGTGCCTATGTAGTAGAATTGGCTTCTGATTCAAAACAGACAAATCAACCAACAAAAATCCATTCCAGTACCCTAAATCCTTTTTTATGAAAATAATGTTACGGCTAATGTTATTTGTCTTGAGCTTATCCATAGCTCAGGCAGGTTTTGCCCAAAGCAAGACAATTACCG
This Rufibacter radiotolerans DNA region includes the following protein-coding sequences:
- a CDS encoding acyltransferase family protein is translated as MVANTRLRSLDVFRGITVLAMILVNNPGNWGKIYAPLKHAAWNGCTPTDLVFPFFLFIVGVSIAYALASSKLHPETHNKTLLRIVRRGLTLFALGLFLSLFPKFAFETVRIPGVLQRIGVVFILAAIIFLKTEKRMQLLIMAVLLVGYWLVMMYAPVSGIGQANLQPTTNLAAWLDNTLLPGHLWSQTKVWDPEGILSTLPAVVTALLGVQVGQWLKRKDEPGNKIAWLMVWGVICTCLGLIWDLHFPINKSLWTSSYVLYSGGLAMLGLGLCYWLIDVKGYRKLTTPFLVYGVNAITVFFLSGLIPRIMGMIKVDTPGGEVDSKTYLYNAFYTTWLSPYNASLAWALTWIFFWMVILYVMYRKNIIIKV